The DNA segment GAATTCTTCATCTTCTTCAGTTGTAAAATCATCACTTGCACTACTGCGTCCTCCTAAAGGTTCACCATCACGAAGTTTTTGAATATTTCCTAGCCCACAAGCAATTCCCTTATTTCCATTTGAATTAAATGCATAGAAGTTTAGTGATACTCTACCATAGCAACCGCTATAAACTTCTGAGCGATCTAATATTGGTTGCACATTATTATCTACAATTTGAGGTGCTGTAGTTGAATTAGCATTAATAAAATAATGTCCTTTGTATGCTTCATCTTCTCTTTCGA comes from the Gemella morbillorum genome and includes:
- a CDS encoding DUF2815 family protein — its product is MAIKDTKVVTGVNTRFSYFNGWEPVSINGSKERYSVSVLIPKSDTKTINAVHKAVDAAIEDGLAKFGGKKPNKATLKLPLRDGDVEREDEAYKGHYFINANSTTAPQIVDNNVQPILDRSEVYSGCYGRVSLNFYAFNSNGNKGIACGLGNIQKLRDGEPLGGRSSASDDFTTEEDEEFLA